The sequence AAATGAAAAAACGGCTCTATAATATCTATAGTAGGTCAACCCACTTTCGATATTATGGAGCTTTGCTTTATGTAAATAATTAAGGGGCTCTTACTATGGAAAAACAATATAATAATTTTAAAATATTGAATAATGATGCATTGGGAAATATCCAAGAAGTCGGTCGAGATCCTAGGTGTGTTACCCTTGTGGGAGCAAGTATTTATGGTGGCTTAGCAGCAGTTGGAGATTTCTGTTGGAGTTGGAGTTGTCATGACAGCCGGTGCAATTGCCAGCGGGAAGTTAGTTTTTGCTGATAAAGGTTAGAGCAATGAGAACTAAAGTAGGTTTAGCTATTTTTATGATATTAGGGATAGTTGGAATTTTTCGCAGTACTGATATTTTTGTAAGTTTAACCTTGATTTGCGCAGAGTTCTATCTTCTGTATTTATTTTTTCGGGATTCTTCCAAATAACGATAATATCTATTCTAAAATTAAAGAAATATACTTGATTGCTTATTACCTTTGCGACATTTTACTTTTATATTGATACGTTATTATATCAGCAGCTATCATTAGGAAAAATACATATGATTAGTAGTAATTGTTTTAGAAATATTAAGGCAAAAACGAAAATAAAAGACCTATAAAATAATTCTTTGGAATAGTATGAAGCTATTGTTTGGGAATATGATAATTAATTGAACTTTTTTGGATTCTAGGAAATAACAGATTGAGCTAGTTTCTAACATTTAAAGAATAAAGCTAAAGCTAAATCTAATCATAAAAGGAGAATAGGAAACAATGAAATATTATAAAACACTATTATTATGTTCGGTCTCGCTATTATTACTAGCAGCTGGTGTTGCTTATGCAGAGGAGGAAACTCCTCAGGGAATAGAAAAAACGGAAGTGTCTGCACCTGCAGTCACAACAGAAACTCAAAGTGCTGATGCTACTGTTGTTCAGGAAACAGTAGCACCAGCAGCAACGACTGCTTCGACAGTTACTTCTTCTGAGAATAAGAGCGAACGCAGTGATGAAAATAGTGTTCGCGAAACTTCTTTGGAGATATCTGACCAAGTTATAGAAAATTCTCAGCCGCCTCAACAAGAGGTGGATACCAGCTCATCAACTGAAAAAACATCAGATAGCAAGAATACAGTATCAGAAGGAGTTTCCGTTGAAGAATACGAAGCAAATGTTGCTAATTTCAAAGCTGTCAGTATGGCAGATGTTTATCACATGTTTGATGATTCAGAGAACGATTACACTTTGTATATCGGTCGTCCCACCTGTCACTACTGTCGGGATTTTTCTCCAATTTTAAAAGAATTTAATGGTTTAATAGGTTCTCAACTTTATTATTATAATACAGATAGGGACGATTTTACGGTTGCAGCCAAGGAATTTCTCACTAAAAAGGTAGGTATGTTTGCTACTCCAACTACTTTATATATTGATAAAGGTCAGTTAATATCTGGTTGGGTAGGTAGCGGTATTACGGAACAAAACCTGTATAACAAGTTATATAGTCATACAATCCAGAAAAAAGAACCTGAATCTGAAAATAATGGGATCGCTCCTGCAGAAGCACCAAATACAGATAAAGAGAACACCAAAGTTATTGACGAGAAGGTTAAAGCTGTTCCAGGAAGCGGTGAACCTGCACCTAACCAAAAAGGAGGGGGAACACCTGCTCCAATAGCAAAAAAATCAGATTTTTCTCAAACGATAGCTGACAAAACAAGTAAAAAGTCACTCACACTCAATAAGATTATCACACAAATATTATCACTTATTCGCGATGCCTTATTAAAGTTAAACGTTTAAAAGGTTAGATATGACGTGACGCATTGCATGATACTTGTTGCTCAGTAGTTCAAAATCTTATAACGTATTTTATTCTTTTCTTTATCATTTAGGATACTTTACTCCATTTCAAAAACAAGTTGTTATACTAGATATGTTAATTGCGCAACTAGGCAAGAAACTAAAAATGAAAAGGGTTTTATGAATAAGGATCTATTTTCTGGTGTTGAAGGTGGAAGCTGTGGCTGGCCAAGTGCAGACGAATCTGTCTTTAGCGATAAATTGGGTGATATTTTCTGGAACTGGCGGTAATCCTGTTCATGAAGCTCTCAGATTAGGTGCATACAATATCATTTTATGGTAGTGATTAACATGTCTAATTACTCTATCTTTTTATTGATTTGGTATATGCTATTTATCAAGTATTAAAATACTTTAATCCTGTAGTCGTCGTTTACTGATATCATTACTTTATTTAATTTATAAAAAGGCTGCATTCATCTGCACCTTATTTTTCATAGTAAGCTCTATTTTGATTCTTT comes from Streptococcus troglodytae and encodes:
- a CDS encoding thioredoxin family protein; this translates as MKYYKTLLLCSVSLLLLAAGVAYAEEETPQGIEKTEVSAPAVTTETQSADATVVQETVAPAATTASTVTSSENKSERSDENSVRETSLEISDQVIENSQPPQQEVDTSSSTEKTSDSKNTVSEGVSVEEYEANVANFKAVSMADVYHMFDDSENDYTLYIGRPTCHYCRDFSPILKEFNGLIGSQLYYYNTDRDDFTVAAKEFLTKKVGMFATPTTLYIDKGQLISGWVGSGITEQNLYNKLYSHTIQKKEPESENNGIAPAEAPNTDKENTKVIDEKVKAVPGSGEPAPNQKGGGTPAPIAKKSDFSQTIADKTSKKSLTLNKIITQILSLIRDALLKLNV